The sequence below is a genomic window from Ipomoea triloba cultivar NCNSP0323 chromosome 2, ASM357664v1.
CACTGATCCGATCACCGGAATCCGTTACGTCTCCGACGCCGGCTTCGCCGACTCTGGCACCCTCAACAACATATCCTCCACGTACGTCACCGCCGATCTCATTCGCCAGTTCCTCACCGTCAGAAGCTTTCCGGAAGGACCAAGAAACTGCTACACCGTCCGACCTCCCAAGTCGAAATTCCGAACCAAATACCTAATCAGGGCGAGGTTTTTCTACGGAAACTACGACGGCCAAAACCAGGTTCCGACGTTTGACCTCCACCTCGGAGCCGATCACTGGAAAACCATCACTCTGGACGATGCATCAACCCCGCACACCACGGAGATGATCCACGTGCTGTCGTCGGATTTTCTGCACGTGTGTCTTGTAAACACCGGCGCCGGAACGCCGTTCATTTCTGCGCTGGAGCTAAGGCTGCTGAACGAGGATGGGCTTTTCGCTATGTACCCGGCGGTAAATGGATCGCTGCAACTTTACGGCCGCATTGATCTTGGCTCCACATCCAATCAATCTATCAGGTACACgtgtttgagcatataatatatatacattaatatgcaatccaactatcagtttaaacGTTAAGATAGACAGTTAACAATTCTTAAAAACAAGGTTAACTCAcagaataaaattttagattattaagcTTGGTTGCAGGGTTAACATGGTAGACTAGCACTTAGCGCTTAGGTTCCTAAGCCGTGCCTAGTCGGGCGAgctaaaaaaacaaagaaatagtgttgtgtgggtgtatgtcatatatatagattaagaATCAAATGAGGACCTATAGTTAGGTGAGGACCCTATGAACTTATATGATCCTttgatttaaacaattcaatggttgtgattaattatatgcaaTACATTTTCGGTTGGTTGTGCATTCGTACtcattttgttgtgcatttAGTCTCAATTTGTTGTGTATCTCGCCCACTTTATATTGTGCAGTTGCATTCTTAGCCGTCGAGTTGGACGAGTTAACTCGACTAAATTCGATCAAGTCAACCGCTAACTCGACCTAGTCCGCCGAGTTAGGCCCTAGGTGGTGGGCCACCTAAGCAGCAATTCACAGCCTTAATGCCTAGGCCGCGGCCGATTTTTGCCACGTGTAATTAAGTTGAATTATTACCAGAATTAACGGAATGAACACCGTATGTAGGTATAAAGACGACAGATGGGATCGGATATGGAAGCCATTTACCTTTGATGGAATGAGGATACTAAACAATCCCTCTGCAAAAATCCAATACGACGGATTTGATCCCTTGATAGTGCCGGAGAAAGTGATGAAGACGGCGGGGGAGATAGTAGAAAGCAACAACAGCAGTCAGCTGGCGTTCTACTGGAAACCAGACAGCTTTGACGATGAGTTTTACATGTACATGCACTTTGCAGAACTTCAACAGCTGCCCAAAAACCAGACCAGACAACTCAACATTTATCTCAACGGTAATCTCTGGTTCGGGAATTACAGTCCCAGGTACCTACGACCCGGCACTATTTTCAGCGACAAACCTGAGAATCAATCCTTCAGGTACAACGTTGTTTTGAACAGAACCGGGAATTCTACTCTCCCGCCGATCATCAACGCAGTTGAGGTTTACAAAGTGACATATATTTTGCTCAATCAAACAGCTGACCAAGATGGTAAGCTAGCTAGCCACATATATATCTTTAATCGTAACGAGAAAATCCGCAATCAGTACTTGAGGACCTGAGGTCTTATTAAACTAATTTAGGTTGTTGATAGCTCACTGACTCAAACAAGAAGTTATGTTTAATTGTCCATAGCTGATGGAGACAAATTGAAAAGGTTAATAGACCACTTCAGCTAATTACCAGGTCTAATAACATGACAAATTTAGCTAGATTGTTCCAAATGGGCAGTACAACACAACACTATTGATTTACCTTTTAGTTGACACGAAACACGCTGTTACCCTTTTAGTTGATGCGAAACATGTATTTCAATATCAGTGACTGCTATAAGGTACGTAAAATCGACCTATGGAGTGACGAAAAACTGGCAAGGAGATCCATGCTATCCCCAAGAATACTCATGGATCGGTCTCAACTGCAGCTATGATGGCAACAATTCTCCCAGGATAATATCCTTGTAAGCCTTTAATTTTCTGGGAAATTCTATAGTACGTGcagatatatatatcatatatgttcACAGTTATTTATTTAACAACTTTGATGCTTAATCTGCAGGAACCTGGCCTCGAGTGGGTTGACAGGGGAGATATCTCCCTACATGTCCAGTCTTTCCTCGTTACAACTTCTGTAAGCTCGAAGCTAACTGTTAATCAAATCTCGCGTTTACCGACCACTTCAAGGCTTCCACCCATGTTTATTTTTcgatttttaatgattttttactGGATTTTCATTCAGGGATTTGTCGAACAATGATTTGACAGGGAAGATACCTGGTTTTCTTGCACAATTACCCTCCCTGAGAGTGCTGTAAGTCATCTATCACtttgatatgaatatatgaagCGTAATGAATTGCGTTTAACTATGCAGTTTAATTTACATGACTGTACTTCATTCATTATATTCTCCAGAAACTTGAAGGGGAACAATTTCACCGGTCCGGTCCCGCCTGATCTCATAGCCAAGGCCAACACCGGTTCACTGTTGTTGAGCTTTGATCAAAGTGACGGCAAAGATATAAGTGTTTGTCAGTCcggtccatgcaataataataatggcgacggcaataaggagaagaagaaacacAAGTTCGTTGTTCCTGTGGctgcattttcttttcttctgcTTGTACTAATATCAACCTTGTTGATCATGAAAAGACGAAGCAAGCAAAAAGGTATGGTATAATAGAACCATAAGATTCTTTTTCTGGTAAGGAGAAATTTTCCATCACTATTGGAGGACGTAGACAGAATCAAAAAATCAATAGACTATACGTCCACAGTCCACACTAAAAGTcagtcaaacttgtaacatgTTACAAAGTCAATAGCCTGACCTTTCGACCACTATTAGTGGTGG
It includes:
- the LOC116010033 gene encoding putative leucine-rich repeat receptor-like protein kinase At2g19210, translating into MLKIILLFTALLAALAVLVHAQDDQLGFVSIDCGLPEGSNYTDPITGIRYVSDAGFADSGTLNNISSTYVTADLIRQFLTVRSFPEGPRNCYTVRPPKSKFRTKYLIRARFFYGNYDGQNQVPTFDLHLGADHWKTITLDDASTPHTTEMIHVLSSDFLHVCLVNTGAGTPFISALELRLLNEDGLFAMYPAVNGSLQLYGRIDLGSTSNQSIRYKDDRWDRIWKPFTFDGMRILNNPSAKIQYDGFDPLIVPEKVMKTAGEIVESNNSSQLAFYWKPDSFDDEFYMYMHFAELQQLPKNQTRQLNIYLNGNLWFGNYSPRYLRPGTIFSDKPENQSFRYNVVLNRTGNSTLPPIINAVEVYKVTYILLNQTADQDVTAIRYVKSTYGVTKNWQGDPCYPQEYSWIGLNCSYDGNNSPRIISLNLASSGLTGEISPYMSSLSSLQLLDLSNNDLTGKIPGFLAQLPSLRVLNLKGNNFTGPVPPDLIAKANTGSLLLSFDQSDGKDISVWHRKVGNGSATVPASGDAAVKIELRNRQFTYSEILQMTNNFETVIGKGGFGTVYLGFTEDSRVAVKMLSPSSVQGYKEFQAEASLLMNVHHKNLTSLVGYCIEGTNLGIVYEYMANGSLDRHLSGKTPHILTWEDRIRIASDAAEGLEYLHHGCKPPIVHRDIKTTNILLDDTFQAKLSDLGLSRVFPAEGGSHVTTIVAGTPGYLDPEYYTTNRLTEKSDVYSFGVVLLEIITGRNPLGESDNIYVVKWVTTMLEDNGDIASIVDPRLVENFDINSAWKVVELGMACVEHDSANRPTMASVASELNMCLMEITTNNRGDQSTVEGKDSMPLNVESDLYPSAC